In the genome of Luteitalea pratensis, the window CGCGCGCGACCTACTCGCCCCTCACTCTGGGCGTCTGACCGACCACTGGCCGTCGTTCCACGACGTTGGAAGACTCCTGTTCTACTGGTTCGGCGCCGAGGCTTCCAGGCGGCTCAGAATTTCGTCGAGTGCCTTCCGGTCCAGCAACCTGCCGTTCAGCATGACCGCCTGGATCTTCTGGGTATTGCGAATATCGGCCAACGGATCGGCGTCGAGCAACACCAGGTCCGCAACCTTGCCTCGTTCGACCGTGCCGAAGTCCTTTTCCCGTCCGAGGAACTGGGCCGGTGCGAGCGTCGCCGCCCGCAGCGCCTGCGCGGGCGTGTATCCCGCCTCCACGAACAACCTCAGCTCCTCGTGCAAGCTGATGCCAGGAATCAGTGAGGGGAAGGGGCCGTTGGCGTCCGTCCCCACCATCAACTTCAGCCCCGCGCGCCGCATCGGGGCGACGATCTCGATCGCCGTCCGGAGGTCGTTGTTACCGTCGACCAGGTCCTGCGCGCTCGGATTGATGAACCCGGGCGCGTTCTTCCACTCGCCGGTGAAGCTCCGCGGCATGTAGCGCATCCAGCCGGGGTATGGCACTGTGCCGTCGGCCAGGTACTGCCATGCCAGGCCTTGCACGAGCGTGGGCACCAGCCAGGTATCGTTGGCGCGGAACTTCGCGAAGAGTGGTTGCGCCGTCTGCTCGTCGAACTTCGCCCTGGCTCGACGCCGCAGGTTCTGGATCATGAAGCCGACGCCCGGATCCGGCGTCGCCGCTCTGTTCGCCTTCCGCAACTCCGCCGCGTCGGGCGACGAGGACATGTGCACGCCGGTGTTGTGCTCGATGCTCCGCAACCCGGCGTCGGATGCCTCTTCGGGTGTGCCAGGCGCGTGGCCCACGAGCGGAAGATCCTGGCGCCTGGCTTCGTCGGCAATCGCGAGCAGCAGCTCTCGCGACAGGCCGCCGTGTACCTTGATGAAGTCCACACCCATCGACTTGCGCGCGACGACGGCAGCGCGGGCCTCGGCCGGCGTGGCGACGATGCATTGCGGAGGGAACCGCCCTTCCCCCACCGGCCCGGCAATCAGCGGCCCGGCGACGGCAATCAGCCGCGGCCCGATCAGCGTGCCTGCGGCCAGCCTCTGGCGGTGCGCCTCGATCTCCACCATCGGCACGGCGGTGTTCATGTCGCGGACTGCTGTCACTCCAGCGACGGCGTACAGCGGGAAGAACGCGTCGCGGCCGTGCCTGAAGATATGCGCGTGCATGTCCCACAGCCCCGGGATCATGTACTGGCGCGTGGCGTCGACCACTCGCGCACCCGGCGGGATGCGCACGTCGCCCGTACTGCCGATCTCGCTGATCCGATCGCCGGTCACGACGACGGTCGTGTCGCGTTGCGTGGCGGTCCCGCCGGGATCCACGACGGCCACATGCGTAAAGGCCACGACCTCCGGTGCGGGTTGGAGACGAGCGCCCAAGGTCGACGAGAACAGCGCGGTGGCGAGCAGCGAGATCCGGAACGGCTTGGTCATACGTGCTCCTGGTGTCGGCCGACTATTTCACGACCTCCGCGTCCTTCGGATACTCGCCGCGAAGAAACGTGTCCGCGGCCGCGACGAACTCGTCGGGCTTTTCCGCCCAGAATTCGTGGCCAGCGTCGGGGATCAAGAGGAGCCGTGCATGAGGAAGCGCGGAGACCCATTCGCGGGTGGAATTCAGCGGCACGTTCGTTTTCGCTCCTTCGAAGACGAGCGCGGGCATCGTCAGGCGCGTCAACAGCGGCCGGAAATCCCAATCACCGAGCGAGGCCATCCCTGCGCGAGCGACGTTCGGACGATTGCGAATCGCTGCCGGCGGCATCTGCTTGCAACGATCGGCGACTCGGGCAACGTGGCGCTGGTCCACGAGGTACGCGCTCATACCTATGCTGAGCTGTTCCCGGCACAGCGCGAGTACGTCGTCATCGCTGGCGGTCGGTATCCTCCTGGCGACTTCGTCCCGACGCACGATCATCGACCTTCCGAGGACGGCATCGATCTTCTCCCGGCGCTCTGGGCCGAACGGGAATCGGGCGACGGGCATGGGGCTGACCAGCAACAAGCGAGAGACTCTTGCCGGATGCTCCGCGGTGTACAGCGCCGCCAGGCCGGATCCCCATGAAATGCCCAGCAGCGACACCTGCTCCAGCCGAAAGTACTGGCGCAAGGCCTCGAGGTCGCGAACGTGATGATTCGCTGTGAGCAGTGTGGGATCCGACACCAGATCCGACCGGCCTCCGCCCCGTTGATCGTAGAAGATCAGCGTTCGCCCCTTCGCGAGTGGCGCCATCTCCTCACCGTTGTTCGTCGTGCCGCCAGGGCCGCCGTGAAGCATCACGACGACATCCTTGCCGGTGCCGAGCTTGCGGTAGAACAGGCGCACATCATCAGCGCCAGTGAAGTGCCCATCTTCCTGCGCGTCAGGGTAGCGCTGAGCTGCCAGTGGCCACGCTGCAAGTACAACGAGGAATGTCGTGAGCAGACGGTGCATGAGTCCTCCCGATCTGATCAGCGTCGGAGAAAATATCAGCCGCACCCACAATGGGGGACGCAGCCCAGGATTCCGCCGAACGCCGGCTTCTTGAACCGAGTGTAGCCCCAGATAGATAGGCGGAAGTCGATGGAAAACAGGGGCACTAGCCGTCCAGCGATGCGCCGCGTATGAGCGAGCCTACGCTGGTCGCCATCGGCCAGCGTCCGTCGCGTCGCGCACGCTATCGGAGGTGCACCCTGTTGGCTGTGATCAGTCGTGCCTCTTCTGACACCAGGTAGGTGATGACGCGCGCGACATCATCGGGAGTCGCGATGTGAAGCAAGTCCGGGCGTTCGCCGACGTGGCGGCGCACCGCATCGGTCACCCATCCCGTATCGGTCACGGGTGGATGGACGATGTTGGCCGTGATCCCCAGTGCCGCCAGTTCGAAGGCAGCAGACATGGTGTAGTTCTCCAGGGCGGCCTTCGCCGCTCCGTAGGAGACCTCGCCTGGAAAGCCAGTAGGCGCGCCGGAGGTCAGTCCGAGGATCCGGCCCCAGGTGGCCCCTCTCGCCACGTGTCGGCGAGCAAACTCGGCAATCAGCAGGGCCGCCGCACGTGTGTCCACGGCGAATTGTTGGTCGATTGTCGCGGCGGAGACCCTTTCATGTTCGTGACCGAACCTGCGCTCGCGCGTTGGTAGAAACGTATCGGCGATCCACCCGGTGGCATTGTTGATGAGGATGTCGACCTGGCCGAACGCAGTCTCAGCCGCATCGAACAGGGTCGTGGCCACGCCCGTGTCGGCCAGGTCGGCCTCAATCGCGATGGCTCGGCCGCCTTGGCGTTCGATGACGGACAATACTTCCGCCGCGCCCGTCGCGCGGTTGCGGCGATAGGTCTCCGGAACCTCCGGCTCGCCGCTATCGGGAATGCGCAAGTACGAGACGACCACGGCCGCGCCGCATGAGGCAAGAGCACGGGCTGTCGCCGCGCCGATGCCATGGTTCGCTCCCGTGACGAGTGCCACGTGTCCATGCAAGTCGAAGGGAAGTGGGTCCATCGCGTTTCCGCTTGCCTACATCTCCGGGCCGTTGTCAACGCGGCATGCGGCTGTCCCCATCATGCGCGGTTGTTTCCCAGCGTGCGTCTTCGCATCCCCTGGTACAGATGGGCTCGCTGTGGCTCATAGAAGTCAACGCTCTCCTATTGGCGCGCTCAGCTACAGCGGGACATCGGAGTGCGGCGGTAGGCCGCATTACCTGCTACCACCACCGAAAGCCCCGCGTCCGGCGGGGGGCGCCCGTCGTCGCCGCCACCGTGACGCTGCAGGGCAGGACGGTTGTCACCAGCGTCACCGTTTACTACGGCTTCGATTCCAACATGACCGCGGGTCTCTTCCAAGTCAAGGTGACGCACCCCAACTACGTCGACTACGAACGCACCGCCGAGGCCAACCGTGCTGTGCACAAGTACATTTCGTACATCGCAGCGCGAGTTGTCGTCACTCGACAGCACAGGTCTGACAGTGTGGGCGAAGAGGATGGGCCGCGGCAGAACACGGCGGACGGGGCACGGGTGCGGCTCCCCAGACACGGATGGGCGGGCAGATGTTAGTGTGGCGGCATGCGTCCTTCGCTCATGGCTATTTGCCTTTGCCTGGCTTCTGCGCCGGCGGTTGCGCAGCGACTGCCCAGCACGGTTACGCCCCTGCACTATTCCCTGTGGTTGGCGCCAGACCTCGAACGCGAGACGTTCCGCGGCCGCGAGTCGATTGACGTCACACTGGCCGCGCCCTCCACGTCGATCACACTCCATGCGGCCGAGATCACGTTTGGCGACGTCACGATCGAAGACGGCGGCGGATCGCAACCGGCGAGCGTGAGCCTCAACGCGACCGCCGAGACCGCCACGCTCACTGTGCCGCGCGCGATCGCCGGAGGGACCGCGACGATTCGTCTCACCTATACCGGCATCCTCAACGACAAGCTGCGAGGGTTCTATCTGAGCACGGCCAACGGCCGCAGGTACGCGGTAAGCCAGATGGAGGCCACCGACGCGCGCCGCGCGTTCCCTTCATTCGACGAGCCCGCCTACAAGGCAACCTTCGACATCTCGCTGATGATCGATGGCGCCGACACCGCGATCTCAAACGGCCGCCAGGTGTCGGACTCGCCGGGGCCCGAACCAGGCAAGCACACGATCGTGTTCGCGCCAACGCCGAAGATGTCCACCTACCTCGTCGCGCTGCTCGTGGGGGATTTCATCTGTCGTGCCGGGGCCGCGGGCGCCACGCCGATTCGCATCTGTGCCACGCCCGACAAGGAAGGCCTCACCGCCTTTGCGCTGTCGGCGGCCGAACAGCAAGTGGCGTTCTTCAACAGGTACTTCGGCATCCCATATCCCTACGCGAAGCTGGACATCATCGGTGTGCCAGACTTCGCGGCCGGCGCCATGGAGAACGCCGGCGCGATCACCTTCCGCGAGCAGTTGCTGCTGGCCGCCGAGGCGACGGCGTCAGTCGATGTGCGCAGGGCGGTGGCGTCGGTGATTTCGCACGAGATCGCGCATCAGTGGTTCGGGAATCTCGTGACGATGCAATGGTGGGACGACATCTGGCTGAACGAAGGGTTCGCGACGTGGGCGGCGAACAAGCCCCTGGCGGCGTGGAAGCCAGAGTGGCAGATGGATGTCAAGGCCGCCGCGGAAACGCAGATCGCGCTGAACCTGGATGCGCTCCGCACAACGCGCGCCATCCATACGCAGGTGGAGACTCCCGCGCAGATCAACGAGGTATTCGACCCCATCGCCTACGAGAAGACCGCTGGCGTGCTTGGCATGATCGAGGCCTACGTGGGGCCGGAGGCGTTCCGGAAGGGTGTGTCGTCATACCTCGCGAAGTATGCGCTCGGCAACGCCACTGGCGACCAGTTCTGGAGCGAGATGACGCGCGTCACAGGCAAGCCCGTCAACCGCATCATGAAGAGTTTCGTGGACCAGCCTGGCGCGCCGGTCCTGTCCGTGCAGGCACGCTGCGAAGGCCGTAACACGGAGGTCTTACTGAGACAGGAACGCTTAGTGGTCGAAGGCGGGGCGGCGGCCGCGCAGACGTGGACGTTGCCCGTCTGCGTCAAGACGGCGTCCGGATCCGCGACCTGCACGATGGTCACCGCACGCGAGCAGACCATTCGCGCTGCAGGGTGCGGCGCGGCTATGGTCAACGCCGATGCGCACGGCTACTACTACACCGAGTATGAGCCGGCAG includes:
- a CDS encoding amidohydrolase family protein, which codes for MTKPFRISLLATALFSSTLGARLQPAPEVVAFTHVAVVDPGGTATQRDTTVVVTGDRISEIGSTGDVRIPPGARVVDATRQYMIPGLWDMHAHIFRHGRDAFFPLYAVAGVTAVRDMNTAVPMVEIEAHRQRLAAGTLIGPRLIAVAGPLIAGPVGEGRFPPQCIVATPAEARAAVVARKSMGVDFIKVHGGLSRELLLAIADEARRQDLPLVGHAPGTPEEASDAGLRSIEHNTGVHMSSSPDAAELRKANRAATPDPGVGFMIQNLRRRARAKFDEQTAQPLFAKFRANDTWLVPTLVQGLAWQYLADGTVPYPGWMRYMPRSFTGEWKNAPGFINPSAQDLVDGNNDLRTAIEIVAPMRRAGLKLMVGTDANGPFPSLIPGISLHEELRLFVEAGYTPAQALRAATLAPAQFLGREKDFGTVERGKVADLVLLDADPLADIRNTQKIQAVMLNGRLLDRKALDEILSRLEASAPNQ
- a CDS encoding alpha/beta fold hydrolase — protein: MHRLLTTFLVVLAAWPLAAQRYPDAQEDGHFTGADDVRLFYRKLGTGKDVVVMLHGGPGGTTNNGEEMAPLAKGRTLIFYDQRGGGRSDLVSDPTLLTANHHVRDLEALRQYFRLEQVSLLGISWGSGLAALYTAEHPARVSRLLLVSPMPVARFPFGPERREKIDAVLGRSMIVRRDEVARRIPTASDDDVLALCREQLSIGMSAYLVDQRHVARVADRCKQMPPAAIRNRPNVARAGMASLGDWDFRPLLTRLTMPALVFEGAKTNVPLNSTREWVSALPHARLLLIPDAGHEFWAEKPDEFVAAADTFLRGEYPKDAEVVK
- a CDS encoding SDR family oxidoreductase, with amino-acid sequence MDPLPFDLHGHVALVTGANHGIGAATARALASCGAAVVVSYLRIPDSGEPEVPETYRRNRATGAAEVLSVIERQGGRAIAIEADLADTGVATTLFDAAETAFGQVDILINNATGWIADTFLPTRERRFGHEHERVSAATIDQQFAVDTRAAALLIAEFARRHVARGATWGRILGLTSGAPTGFPGEVSYGAAKAALENYTMSAAFELAALGITANIVHPPVTDTGWVTDAVRRHVGERPDLLHIATPDDVARVITYLVSEEARLITANRVHLR
- a CDS encoding M1 family metallopeptidase, which codes for MAICLCLASAPAVAQRLPSTVTPLHYSLWLAPDLERETFRGRESIDVTLAAPSTSITLHAAEITFGDVTIEDGGGSQPASVSLNATAETATLTVPRAIAGGTATIRLTYTGILNDKLRGFYLSTANGRRYAVSQMEATDARRAFPSFDEPAYKATFDISLMIDGADTAISNGRQVSDSPGPEPGKHTIVFAPTPKMSTYLVALLVGDFICRAGAAGATPIRICATPDKEGLTAFALSAAEQQVAFFNRYFGIPYPYAKLDIIGVPDFAAGAMENAGAITFREQLLLAAEATASVDVRRAVASVISHEIAHQWFGNLVTMQWWDDIWLNEGFATWAANKPLAAWKPEWQMDVKAAAETQIALNLDALRTTRAIHTQVETPAQINEVFDPIAYEKTAGVLGMIEAYVGPEAFRKGVSSYLAKYALGNATGDQFWSEMTRVTGKPVNRIMKSFVDQPGAPVLSVQARCEGRNTEVLLRQERLVVEGGAAAAQTWTLPVCVKTASGSATCTMVTAREQTIRAAGCGAAMVNADAHGYYYTEYEPAVVAALASRTPSLTAAERLSLLGDEWRMVQSGRHDVGTYLDLVAALARDETSAVVAEMANRLGEVGSDIASASQRAAWQTWVHATFRPTLDAMGLTNGLGDSDDTNSRRGTLLTLLSSDAAVQTRARDLALAYMARPASLSPTLVAPVLKVAVSDGDAALYEQFVARMTASSAAPEEYYRYFYTLASFRDPALITRTQQSSISPDVRSQDAGMLLHQLLSLSATQDSTWAFVKAEWPAITAKLGTFQGVPAIVHGLGAFCSAERAAEIKAFFDAHPVPEAARLLQQSLERIATCTAVKARQAPAFGRWLQDR